The Polyodon spathula isolate WHYD16114869_AA chromosome 3, ASM1765450v1, whole genome shotgun sequence genome has a segment encoding these proteins:
- the fastkd3 gene encoding FAST kinase domain-containing protein 3, mitochondrial, giving the protein MAFNILRKFQSVTTGIGRCSSVQNGHCLLQCIISHSRRLHLPCDYMKPSHCATRPFKLHGNSQKMYFSTIKDHPYLSGISLCLHEDASDRIRSANKQSTIMDQEVFLDRLHGCVSAKQVFKLLASMEIMSDTEAALALQRIAVLEHDQTGLKNPEAVLENDVFKALCFQFEHDSQKLTDAGLVTALHACTQLYVDPWSTLMVRLVSESQERLDRGPMAIKNLCILGEALLALEGPGCGMLKQVMDQVQEQGVEEWSPEDVTMVYNMLQAGVGESGQYQDLLNTLNSFTISIASKLNPKSISHILNALVVLNQTQAIPLVISLCKHSVRHVPHFSDEELVLLLGAFMHFGQSDRYFIEALERYVPKSTFTMNPEAVSKVMQYCSRRQILSRPIFDSVAQSFVYRADNLSTSQIARQIMPFGKLNYLPPNAGGLFRRVEGILRDRFSQFQPRTLLNLLHSCTLIERFPVNFVAKVFSPYFLQQLEAQGTGLDRIVLAQLTQLFMTVKLECPFYEGPKLHSKYRVKSFQTPGRSLESPVDGHLYNRVKTGLIDLLGARIYFASRVLTPYCYTLDVEIKLDEEGYVLPATHHEEVYKRIAVCIDGQKRFCANSHHFLGKEAIKKRHLKLLGYEVVQIPFYEFEKLHDRSDTVEYLHKKIFPHSYRLSW; this is encoded by the exons ATGGCTTTTAACATCTTGAGAAAGTTCCAGAGTGTGACCACGGGTATAGGAAGATGCAGCTCCGTACAGAATGGGCACTGTTTGTTGCAATGTATTATCAGTCACAGTAGACGGTTGCATTTACCCTGTGACTACATGAAGCCAAGCCATTGTGCCACAAGGCCATTTAAGCTTCATGGTAACtctcaaaagatgtatttttcAACCATTAAGGATCACCCTTACTTAAGTGGCATTTCTTTATGTCTGCACGAAGATGCTTCTGACAGAATTAGGTCTGCAAACAAGCAATCCACAATCATGGATCAAGAGGTGTTTTTAGATCGTCTCCACGGCTGTGTATCAGCCAAACAGGTTTTCAAGCTTCTTGCTTCCATGGAAATTATGTCTGACACAGAGGCTGCTTTAGCTCTGCAGAGGATTGCTGTCTTGGAGCATGACCAGACCGGACTAAAGAACCCAGAAGCTGTGTTGGAAAATGATGTCTTTAAAGCACTTTGCTTCCAGTTTGAACATGATTCACAGAAACTGACAGATGCAGGACTTGTGACTGCACTACATGCTTGTACCCAGCTGTATGTGGACCCATGGAGTACACTGATGGTCCGCTTGGTTTCAGAGAGCCAAGAGCGGCTGGACAGAGGGCCAATGGCCATCAAGAACCTGTGTATTTTGGGGGAGGCTCTCTTGGCTCTTGAGGGCCCAGGCTGTGGCATGCTGAAGCAAGTCATGGATCAGGTACAAGAGCAGGGGGTGGAAGAGTGGAGCCCAGAGGATGTGACAATGGTCTACAACATGCTGCAAGCTGGAGTTGGTGAAAGTGGTCAATATCAGGACCTCCTTAACACCTTGAATAGCTTTACTATATCTATAGCCTCCAAACTAAACCCTAAGTCTATAAGCCACATATTGAATGCACTAGTTGTCCTTAACCAAACCCAGGCCATTCCTTTGGTCATAAGCCTATGCAAGCACTCTGTCAGGCATGTGCCTCACTTTTCAGACGAAGAGCTGGTGCTGTTGCTGGGAGCTTTCATGCACTTTGGCCAGAGTGACAGGTATTTTATTGAAGCACTGGAAAGGTATGTACCCAAGAGCACCTTCACCATGAACCCTGAGGCTGTCAGCAAAGTCATGCAGTACTGCAGCCGCAGGCAAATCCTCTCCAGGCCTATCTTTGACTCTGTGGCACAGAGCTTTGTTTATAGAGCAGACAATTTAAGTACCAGCCAGATTGCCAGACAGATTATGCCCTTTGGAAAGCTCAATTATCTGCCCCCAAATGCAGGGGGGCTGTTCCGGAGAGTAGAGGGCATCCTCAGGGACCGTTTCTCTCAGTTCCAGCCACGCACGTTGCTCAACCTGCTCCATTCATGCACACTCATTGAAAGGTTTCCTGTTAACTTTGTGGCCAAAGTTTTTAGCCCCTACTTTCTTCAGCAGTTGGAAG CACAAGGAACTGGCTTGGACAGGATTGTGCTTGCACAGCTGACACAGCTCTTTATGACTGTGAAACTAGAATGCCCCTTCTATGAG ggtCCCAAGCTCCACTCTAAGTATCGAGTGAAATCTTTTCAGACCCCGGGACGGTCTTTGGAGAGCCCTGTAGATGGGCATCTGTACAACCGGGTGAAAACTGGACTGATTGACCTTCTAGGGGCTAGAATTTACTTTGCTTCTCGAGTGTTGACACCATACTGCTACACTTTAG atgTGGAAATAAAACTTGATGAAGAAGGGTATGTGTTACCAGCTACTCACCATGAGGAGGTCTATAAGAG GATTGCTGTGTGTATTGATGGTCAGAAGAGGTTTTGTGCAAATAGTCATCATTTTCTTGGGAAGGAGGCCATTAAGAAACGGCATTTGAAACTGCTGGGTTATGAAGTTGTGCAG ATACCATTCTATGAGTTTGAGAAGCTGCATGACCGGAGTGACACAGTAGAGTACCTTCACAAGAAGATCTTTCCACACAGCTACAGACTTAGCTGGTGA
- the LOC121313148 gene encoding BAG family molecular chaperone regulator 1-like, producing the protein MAENAVTVTVAHGTTKHNIEVRGREGNNEPQLNDLAEAVAQVTGVPLPSQKLIFKGKSLREMGQPLSSFGIKHGCKVMMIGKRDSPEEEAELRILKDLEKSVDQTSKKLEKVDGELTGLKNGFLAKNLQAEALSKLDQRVKVAAEQFMKILEQMDAMSFPENFSDCRIKKKGLVKTVQACLAQCDKIEAGISDHIAKLQSKNLALSE; encoded by the exons ATGGCAGAAAACGCAGTCACGGTCACAGTTGCACatg GGACCACCAAACATAACATCGAAGTGAGAGGGCGGGAGGGTAATAATGAGCCACAACTGAATGATTTGGCAGAAGCTGTTGCCCAGGTCACTGGTGTACCTCTTCCATCACAGAAACTTATCTTTAAAG GCAAGTCTCTAAGGGAGATGGGGCAGCCTTTATCAAGTTTTGGTATAAAACATGGTTGTAAAGTCATGATGATTGGAAAAAGG GATAGTCCGGAGGAAGAGGCAGAGCTGAGGATATTGAAGGATCTAGAGAAGTCAGTAGATCAGACATCCAAGAAGCTGGAAAAAGTTGATGGCGAGCTTACAGGTTTAAAGAAT GGTTTCTTAGCAAAGAATCTTCAGGCTGAAGCGTTAAGCAAGCTAGATCAGCGAGTTAAGGTGGCAGCTGAACAGTTTATGAAGATCCTTGAACAGATGGATGCCATG AGTTTTCCTGAAAATTTTAGCGACTGCAGAATAAAGAAGAAAGGATTGGTTAAAACTGTTCAG gcctgCCTCGCTCAGTGTGATAAGATAGAAGCAGGTATTTCAGATCATATTGCAAAATTGCAATCGAAGAACTTAGCACTGTCTGAATAA